The Brasilonema sennae CENA114 genome includes a region encoding these proteins:
- the psaM gene encoding photosystem I reaction center subunit XII, translating into MSISDTQVYIALVVALIPGILAWRLCTTLYNS; encoded by the coding sequence ATGTCTATTTCAGATACCCAAGTGTACATTGCTCTAGTTGTCGCGCTGATTCCAGGCATTCTGGCTTGGCGTTTGTGTACAACACTTTACAATTCATAA